One genomic segment of Arcobacter porcinus includes these proteins:
- a CDS encoding UDP-N-acetylmuramate dehydrogenase produces the protein MENYFKTIDFKRYSSIHIGSQKEVLVINQISDYEDYQIIGRGNNLLISPDCNKKFAILGENFDYIEEKENLIYVGCATSSGKLLTYTRKNNIANLEFLAKLPGNLGGLVKMNAGLKSWEIFNYVHSIKTKDGYIKKEDLDFSYRHTNINTIIYEVVFQKELGFSKERQDEFVKMRDNQPQKPSAGSCFKNPKDDFAGRLIEAVGLKGYRIGDMEFSNTHANFLVNHGNGTFEDAISLINLAKQKVKEQFNIELETEIIVFS, from the coding sequence ATGGAAAACTACTTTAAAACAATAGATTTTAAAAGATACTCTTCAATTCATATTGGAAGCCAAAAAGAAGTTTTAGTAATAAATCAAATATCAGATTATGAAGATTATCAGATTATTGGAAGAGGAAATAATCTTCTAATCTCTCCTGATTGCAATAAAAAATTTGCAATTTTAGGTGAAAACTTTGATTATATAGAAGAAAAAGAAAATTTAATTTATGTTGGATGTGCTACAAGTAGTGGAAAACTTCTTACTTATACAAGAAAAAATAATATTGCAAATTTAGAGTTTTTAGCAAAATTACCTGGAAATTTAGGTGGTTTAGTAAAAATGAATGCTGGGCTTAAATCTTGGGAAATTTTTAATTATGTTCACTCTATAAAGACAAAAGATGGATATATAAAAAAAGAAGATTTGGATTTTTCTTATAGACATACAAATATAAATACAATTATTTATGAAGTTGTTTTCCAAAAAGAGCTAGGTTTTAGCAAAGAAAGACAAGATGAATTTGTAAAGATGAGAGACAACCAACCTCAAAAACCAAGTGCTGGAAGCTGTTTTAAAAATCCAAAAGATGATTTTGCAGGAAGATTAATAGAAGCTGTCGGTCTAAAAGGATATAGAATTGGAGATATGGAGTTTTCAAATACTCATGCAAACTTCTTAGTAAATCATGGAAATGGTACATTTGAAGATGCAATTTCTTTGATAAATCTTGCAAAACAAAAAGTAAAAGAACAATTTAACATAGAATTAGAAACTGAAATTATAGTTTTTTCTTAA